One genomic window of Paeniglutamicibacter sp. Y32M11 includes the following:
- a CDS encoding SDR family NAD(P)-dependent oxidoreductase codes for MRRQTIIITGASDGIGAEAARALGRQGHEVVVVGRNQERTASVAREINADYFLVDFSDLGEVRNLAALLLEKYPRIDVLANNAGGIFTPARQETTDGFEMTFQVNYLAPFLLTHLLLDRLVASRATVINTSSVANRLYGNVDLSDLNAERYYDPKRAYGNAKLEQIMFTRELHRRFGPQGLTSASFHPGIVSTGFSRAPGASMEGIYGNWFISKFLASPRKGADTLIWLASEDRGKTWPSGEFFTRRKVAPTNPQANDASLCAELWNQSQELLQIG; via the coding sequence ATGCGACGACAAACGATCATTATCACCGGGGCGAGTGATGGAATCGGGGCGGAGGCTGCACGTGCGCTCGGCCGCCAAGGCCATGAAGTGGTCGTCGTGGGCAGGAACCAAGAAAGGACCGCTTCCGTCGCCCGGGAAATCAACGCCGATTACTTCCTCGTTGACTTCTCCGATCTTGGCGAGGTCCGCAATTTGGCGGCACTGCTGCTGGAAAAGTATCCACGCATCGACGTCCTGGCCAACAATGCCGGCGGCATCTTCACCCCCGCGCGCCAGGAGACGACCGACGGTTTCGAGATGACATTCCAGGTCAACTACCTTGCCCCGTTTCTCCTCACCCATCTTTTGCTGGACCGACTCGTCGCCTCCCGCGCGACGGTCATCAATACCTCGAGCGTGGCCAACCGGCTTTACGGCAACGTGGATCTTTCCGACCTGAACGCCGAGCGTTATTACGATCCCAAGCGTGCCTACGGAAATGCCAAGCTCGAACAGATCATGTTCACGCGAGAACTGCATCGCCGCTTCGGGCCGCAGGGACTGACCTCAGCGTCTTTCCACCCGGGGATCGTCAGCACCGGCTTTTCCCGCGCCCCCGGCGCATCGATGGAAGGCATCTACGGCAATTGGTTCATCTCCAAGTTCCTCGCAAGCCCGCGGAAGGGCGCCGATACGCTGATTTGGCTCGCGTCGGAGGACCGCGGGAAAACCTGGCCCTCCGGTGAATTCTTCACCCGCCGCAAGGTCGCCCCAACAAACCCGCAGGCCAATGATGCATCGCTCTGCGCAGAACTCTGGAACCAAAGCCAGGAACTCCTGCAGATCGGTTGA
- a CDS encoding acyl-CoA dehydrogenase family protein, producing MNIAAESSIEFPAGVIEPEYELWGEVDVDPAGLFEDINDADRAYWDRARAFGLHEVRPVIDGYWDKADYPLELAKRLGELDLLRDGLTLEGYAPMSVLAAGLVNMELSRADGSVGTIAAVQAGLALRSITECGSPEQIAEWGPKLANAEVLGAFALTEPTHGSDSVSLETRAVRVAGGYRISGEKKWIGNGSVGGITIVWARDEEKKVRGFIVQQEWEGYTGTTIEGKLSLRAIWQAHIRMDNVFVPDSHVLPEANSFKDTSKVLFATRLGVAWSAVGHATACYESAVQYAAQRIQFGRPLAASQIVQERLTRMHSELATMQLSVMQATRREEAGTLTPVQASLAKFTCTRLARGIASNARDLLGGNGILLKHRVARHIADIEAIHTYEGTETVQALIIGRSITGISAFA from the coding sequence ATGAACATTGCAGCCGAGTCGAGCATCGAGTTTCCCGCCGGTGTCATTGAACCGGAGTACGAACTCTGGGGCGAGGTGGATGTTGATCCCGCAGGCCTCTTTGAGGACATCAATGACGCGGATCGCGCCTACTGGGACCGCGCCCGCGCCTTCGGCCTCCATGAGGTCCGCCCGGTCATCGACGGATACTGGGACAAGGCCGACTACCCACTCGAGCTGGCGAAGCGACTGGGCGAGCTAGATCTGCTGCGCGACGGCCTCACCCTGGAGGGTTACGCCCCCATGAGCGTGCTGGCCGCCGGACTGGTGAACATGGAACTCTCTCGCGCCGACGGATCGGTGGGAACCATCGCCGCCGTACAGGCAGGGTTGGCCCTGCGCTCGATCACCGAGTGCGGCTCCCCCGAACAGATCGCCGAGTGGGGCCCGAAGCTGGCCAACGCCGAGGTGCTCGGAGCCTTTGCGCTGACCGAACCCACCCATGGCTCCGATTCGGTGTCCCTAGAGACCCGCGCGGTGCGGGTTGCCGGCGGGTACCGGATCAGTGGCGAAAAGAAGTGGATCGGCAACGGCTCGGTCGGTGGCATCACCATCGTGTGGGCACGCGATGAGGAGAAGAAGGTCCGCGGCTTCATTGTGCAGCAGGAGTGGGAGGGTTACACCGGCACCACGATCGAGGGCAAGCTCTCACTGCGCGCCATCTGGCAGGCACACATCCGCATGGACAATGTTTTTGTCCCGGATTCTCACGTTTTACCCGAAGCCAATAGCTTCAAGGACACCTCCAAGGTCCTCTTTGCCACCCGCCTGGGTGTCGCCTGGTCCGCGGTCGGTCACGCCACCGCCTGCTATGAGAGCGCCGTGCAATATGCCGCCCAGCGCATCCAGTTCGGCCGCCCGCTGGCGGCCAGCCAGATTGTGCAGGAACGTCTGACGCGTATGCACTCGGAGCTCGCCACCATGCAGCTGAGCGTCATGCAGGCCACCCGCCGCGAAGAAGCCGGAACGCTGACCCCGGTCCAGGCATCGCTGGCAAAGTTCACCTGCACCCGCTTGGCGCGCGGTATCGCCTCGAACGCCCGCGACCTACTCGGCGGCAACGGCATCCTGCTCAAGCACCGCGTGGCGCGGCACATTGCCGATATTGAGGCCATCCACACCTATGAGGGCACCGAGACGGTACAGGCACTGATCATTGGTCGCTCCATCACCGGGATCTCCGCCTTCGCCTAA
- a CDS encoding intradiol ring-cleavage dioxygenase, with amino-acid sequence MAIQHSNASSTSGHPSYRGRTLPRPDEDLEDQGLGFDVQMLLGRRTALKALGAGALVFTLAACTTTGNSSASSSATGTASGEIPDETAGPYPGDGSNGPDILEQSGIVRSDIRTSFGDASGTAAGIPMTIELNIKDMANSSTAFAGVAVYVWHCDREGNYSMYTAAVEEENYLRGVQVADANGTVRFTSIFPACYTGRWPHIHFEVYPDAASITDATKAIATSQVALPKDVSEAVYATAGYEASVRTLAQVSLESDGIFGDDGGASQLATVTGDTGSGYTVVLDVGVDTATTPAAGGMGGGGGMGGGTPPIGAPGAPGSSS; translated from the coding sequence ATGGCCATCCAGCATTCGAACGCCTCGTCCACCTCGGGGCACCCGAGCTACCGGGGCCGGACCCTGCCGCGGCCCGATGAAGACCTCGAGGACCAGGGGCTGGGCTTTGACGTCCAGATGCTGCTCGGGCGCCGCACGGCGCTGAAGGCCTTGGGCGCCGGCGCACTGGTCTTCACTCTGGCGGCATGTACCACCACCGGTAACTCGAGCGCCTCCAGCTCGGCCACCGGCACGGCCTCCGGGGAAATCCCCGATGAAACCGCCGGCCCTTACCCCGGCGACGGCTCCAACGGGCCCGACATCCTGGAACAAAGCGGCATCGTGCGCAGCGACATTCGGACCAGCTTCGGGGACGCCAGCGGGACCGCCGCGGGAATCCCGATGACCATCGAACTGAACATCAAGGACATGGCGAATTCCTCGACGGCCTTTGCCGGGGTGGCCGTCTACGTCTGGCACTGCGACCGAGAGGGAAACTACTCGATGTATACCGCCGCTGTTGAGGAGGAAAACTACCTCCGCGGTGTGCAGGTGGCCGACGCCAACGGCACGGTCCGCTTCACCAGCATCTTCCCGGCTTGTTACACGGGTCGCTGGCCGCATATCCACTTTGAGGTTTACCCGGACGCCGCGTCGATCACCGACGCCACCAAGGCCATTGCCACCTCCCAGGTGGCGTTGCCGAAGGATGTTTCGGAGGCCGTTTACGCGACCGCCGGCTACGAAGCCTCGGTGCGGACTTTGGCCCAGGTATCCCTGGAGAGCGACGGCATTTTTGGCGACGACGGCGGTGCCAGCCAGCTGGCCACCGTTACCGGGGATACGGGCTCCGGCTACACGGTGGTCCTGGACGTTGGTGTGGATACCGCGACAACCCCCGCCGCCGGCGGCATGGGCGGTGGTGGCGGGATGGGCGGCGGAACACCGCCCATCGGCGCACCGGGCGCTCCGGGCTCCAGCAGCTAG